In Nocardioides sp. InS609-2, a single genomic region encodes these proteins:
- a CDS encoding formate dehydrogenase accessory sulfurtransferase FdhD, whose amino-acid sequence MTDLARRPGPTTRTKVEVYDGDAVSRREDRLATEEPLEIRLEWPGMPAHRVWVTMRTPGHDFELAAGWATHEGLLRGGGLGSEHLASVAYCTDTALAREQEFNVVTLSLREPPARDPGLRHDTSATGSSACGVCGKDSIDAALDVPPGAVRWAGEVPGPDVVRRLPEALREHQLVFSRTGGVHAAALCEPDGTLLVVREDVGRHNAVDKVAGARVLADESAAASCLLVSGRAGFELVHKAVSAGVGSLVAVGAPTSLSAQLARDSGLVLYGFTRGERCVRYT is encoded by the coding sequence ATGACCGATCTCGCCCGCCGTCCCGGGCCCACGACCCGCACGAAGGTCGAGGTGTACGACGGCGACGCGGTCTCGCGGCGCGAGGACCGTCTCGCCACCGAGGAACCGCTCGAGATCAGGCTCGAGTGGCCGGGTATGCCGGCGCACCGGGTGTGGGTCACCATGCGCACCCCCGGTCACGACTTCGAGCTCGCGGCGGGGTGGGCCACGCACGAGGGGCTCCTGCGCGGCGGCGGGCTGGGTTCGGAACATCTGGCCAGCGTGGCCTACTGCACCGACACCGCCCTGGCGCGCGAGCAGGAGTTCAACGTCGTCACGCTCTCCCTGCGTGAGCCGCCGGCGCGCGACCCCGGCCTGCGCCACGACACGTCGGCCACGGGGTCGTCGGCCTGCGGTGTCTGCGGCAAGGACAGCATCGATGCGGCGCTCGACGTGCCGCCCGGGGCTGTCCGGTGGGCGGGTGAGGTGCCAGGCCCCGACGTCGTACGACGGCTGCCGGAGGCCCTGCGCGAGCATCAGTTGGTGTTCTCACGCACAGGTGGCGTGCACGCTGCCGCGCTCTGCGAACCCGACGGCACGCTCCTCGTCGTCCGTGAAGACGTCGGCCGGCACAACGCCGTCGACAAGGTCGCAGGCGCGCGGGTGCTGGCGGACGAGTCCGCGGCGGCGTCGTGCCTGCTGGTGAGCGGCCGCGCCGGCTTCGAGCTCGTCCACAAGGCGGTCTCGGCCGGGGTCGGATCCTTGGTCGCGGTCGGCGCTCCCACCAGTCTGTCGGCGCAGCTCGCACGCGACTCCGGTCT